The nucleotide window GCTCCCACATCGACACCCGGGGCATAAACCTCATCGCTGGAATCTCCGGAGGGAAAACCACCCGGGGAGGCGGCAGCGCCATCGGCGGCGTGTTCTTCGAGTACGGCAGGGGAAATTACGATACGTATAATTCCTTTATCGGAAGAGCCGCCATACACGGCGTGGGCGACACCATATACGCGGGCGGCGGCGTCCTCGGGCGGATCAATTTTAAAAGCAAGACCGACGCCCACGCCTATCTGGAGGGCTCCCTCAGGGGCGGCCGGATCAAGATCAACTACGACAGCCGGACGCTTAAAGACGCCATGGGAACCGTGGCGGCGTATCACGGAAACGCGGGCTATATGAGCGCCCACATGGCTGCGGGTCGCGTAATCAAATTCTCCAACGAAGCGACCCTTGACATCAAAGCGGGCTATTACTGGACAAAGATGAACAGCACGGAAGCGACGCTGACGACGGGAGAGAAGATTGACTTCGAAGGAGTCAATTCCCACCGGGTAAAGATCGGCGCGAGACTCTCCGGAGATGAAAAAAAGGCGGTCAAACCCTATATCGGACTGGCCCTCGAGCGTGAATTTTCCGCGAAAGCCAGAGGCAGCGTTTACGGCTACAAGATCGATCCGCCTTCCCTCAAAGGAACGACGGTCGTGGGAGACGCGGGCTTGCTCATTACGCCGGGGAAAAAAGACGGCCTGATGATCGAATTGGGCGTTCAGGCCCACGCCGGAAGACGCAAAGGAATCTCGGGCGGCGTCAAATTCGGATATAAATTTTAAAAGGAAACCCGTCGCGGGGCGCTCTGCGGCGGGTTTTTATTTTCCGCTGCAGGCGTCAATAAATACTATATTTTTATCCTATCAATTGACAAAACAGGATTTATATGGTATAATATGCTATGGGTCCGGGTCTTGAACACTTGTCAGGGGTTCCTTTTGTTGTACAAAAAAAGGAAAATTTGGGGTTGGGAGAAAAACCCGCCGATTTCAGACGAATGGAAATTTATGCGAGGTGATGGGTCATGAAGACGCATGGGATGAAAATGCGCAATGATGGGAAGAAAAAAGAAAGGACCACAAAAGCGGCAATTATGGGCTTGATCGCGGCAGTTTACCTGTCGGCGCCGGCCCCGGGAGAAGATCTCGGGAGCACGTACGGAGGCAAAGTCACAGACGGCGACGCCAACGGATTTACGGCTACCCTCGACGGGGATTACCGCGTCAACGGCGTGCTTATCGGCGGCAGCAGCGACAACGGAAACGCCAACGACAATGCGGTTGACGCCAAAGGCAAGCTGGAATTGAACGGCTCCCTGTACGGCGGCTACGCGCCCAAAGGAGTCGCCAACGGGAACACGGTTACCCTCGAGGGCGATATGGACCTCAATGTGGCTTTGTACGGCGGCTGGGGCGACAAAGAGGCAAACAACAACAGCGTTATCCTCAAAGGCGATATTACGATCAACGAAGACCTCTTCGGGGCCATTACCTCCACGGGAACCGCCAACGGAAATTTGGTTTCCCTTGAGGGCAACATCACCATTGTCGGAAACCTCAGAGGCGGGCGCAGCGGATCCGGCCTTTCTTCGGACAATACGCTGGAAATCAGAAGCGAAAACATCAGAGTCGGAGGTTTGTACAATTTTCAGAATCTGAATTATTATTTCTCCGGAACCGTCAAAGACGGGACAATAATGGTTTGGGTCACGGATAAAGCGAATATTTCCGGCAGTACGATACAGTTGTTCTTTTCCGGCGAGGACGGAGGGCTCCAACCCGGGGAGAAAATTATCCTGATTCAAACGGTATACGGAATTACGGGAATTCCCGCCAATAAAGACAGCCAGGTCACGGCCAGGGTGGGGGTAAGTCTTGATTACGGTCAATATGATCTGACCTTCGACGATCCGAAAAATCCAAAAAAACTGATTGCGTCCCTGCATCAGGAAGAGGATCCCGATCCCGATCCCCAACCTGATCCGGAACCCGCCCCGGATCCGTCCCCGACGCCGGATCCCGATCCGGATCCGACGCCTTCGCCGGAACCGAATCCGACGCCCGCCTCGCCAACCCCGGTCGTTCCCAAGGTCAATCCGCAGCTGAAATCGCTGTTGGAAGGCTGGCTCGCCGGGATGACGCAGCTCGTCAGGGGCGGCGACCTGGTAGCGGAAGCGATCGACGACGCGGCGACCGCGGGATCAAGCGAAAATATGGCCGGAGGCATCCCCTTCGCCAAAATCAACGGCAACCGGCTGCGGCATAAGACAGGCTCCCACATCGATACCCGGGGGACGAACGTTGTCGCCGGCATCGCGGGCGGGAAAAGCGGCGAAGACGGAAGCGCTTTGACCGGAGGCGTATTCCTTGAGTACGGCAGGGGAAATTACGATACCTGGAATACCTTCGCGGACAGGGACCCCGTTCAGGGCGCGGGCGACACCAAATACGCCGGCGCGGGGGCCATGGGCCGCTATGATTTCAAAAGCAAAACCGACGCCCATACGTATTTTGAAGGCTCCCTTCGGGGCGGCCGGATCAAGGTCAACTACGACAGCCTGACGCTCAAAGACGCCATGGGAACCGTGGCGGCCTGGCACGCGGAAACAGGTTATATGAGCGCCCATGGCGCCGTGGGACGGACGATCAAACTGTCCGGCGCGGCGACATTGGACGTCAAAGCGGGCTATTACTGGACAAGGATGAATGGCGCGGAGACGCGGCTTACCACAGGGGAAAAAATCACCTATGAAGAGATCGATTCCCACCGGGCAAGAATAGCCGCGAGACTAACCGGAGACTCAAAACTGGCGGTCAAACCTTATGCGGGGATCGCCCTGGAGCGGGAATTTTCCGGAAAAGCCCGGGGCAGCGTATACGGCTACAAGATCGATCCGCCCACGCTCAAGGGAACGACGTTTGTGGCCGACGCGGGCATTCAGATCAAAGCGGGAAATAAAGACAACCTGACCATTGAATTGGGCGTGCAGGCCTACGCCGGAAGGCGCGAAGGCATAACGGGCGGCGCCGGATTCAGCTATAAGTTTTAACAAGAAAGCCCGCCGTGGAACAATCCGCGGCGGGCTTTCAGATGTTCCAAAAAATATCTTCGCAAAAAAGCGTGTCTCATGATATAATAGGGGTAACCTTACAAACGGGATGAAGAATCTATGGAACACAGCTATAAAGTGCTGGAATTTGACCGCCTGCGCGAAGATCTCGCCCAATACGCGGCGATTGAAAGCAATCAGGATAAAATCATCAACCTGAGCCCCTTCAAAGACATCAACCTCCTGAACCGGGAGCTTGACATCCTGAGGGATTTTATCGACTTCGTGACTTGGGACGGCGGCTTTGAAAGCGCCGGGATGAAAGATATTCCGGCCCTTACGGAAAAGACCCGGCTCATCGGAACGTATTTCGAACCCGGGGACCTGTGGGACATCAACGTAAATCTGAGAATGCTGAGGCTTTTCAAGAACCGCCTCGACGACCTCGAAAAATACAAGGCCTTGAAAGAGCGCTTCCGGGATATGCCGGCGTTGCGGGTCATCGAGGACGCCGTCAACAACGCCATCGACAACAACAAGGAGATCCGGGACGAGGCGTCTCTGGATCTTCGGGATATCCGGATCGGAAAAAAGGCCTTGGCGGCAAGCATCCGGAAAAAATTTGACGAGCTTTTTGAGCAGCCCCAGTTCGCCAACGCCTTTCAGGAGAGGATTGTGACCGAACGGGACGGCAGGAGCGTCGTTCCGGTCAAGATGGATTTCAAGGGCCTGATCAAGGGAATTGAACATGACCGTTCCTCGAGCGGACAGACGGTCTTTATCGAGCCCATGTCCATCGTTTCCCTCAACAATAAAATGCGGGAATTTGAAACCCGCGAAAAAGAAGAGATCAAAAAAATCCTGCTGCGCTTGACGGATCTCGTCCGAAGCCGCCGGGAAGAAGTCGATAAAGCCGGGGAAGCGATCCTCTACCTCGATACGCTGAACGCCCGGGCGCTTTTCGCGAGCGCGGGAAAATGCGTGATCCCCAAAATCAACAACCGCGAGATCCTCTCCCTTGCGGCCGCGCGCCATCCCTTTATCCCGGCCGACCGGGTCGTCCCGCTCAGCTTTGAGATCGGAAAAACCTATACGACGCTTTTGATCACGGGCCCGAACACCGGCGGCAAGACCGTGGCGCTCAAAACCGCGGGGCTTTTGACCCTGATGGCCCTTTCCGCCATCCCCGTCCCGGCCGCCGAAGAGACCAGCGTGGGCTTTTTCGGATCCATTTACGCCGATATCGGCGACGAGCAGAGCATAGAGCAGTCCCTCTCGTCCTTTTCGGCCCATCTCAAAAATATTCAGGAGATCTTCGAAAACGTGACGCGGACGTCCCTTGTTCTTCTGGACGAACTGGGCTCGGGCACGGACCCCATCGAAGGCTCGGCCTTTGCCATGGCGGCCATTGATTTTTTCAAGGAAAAGAAGTGCCGCTCGGTGATCACGACCCATTACAGCCAGGTCAAGGCCTACGGGTACAACGATCCTGAAATCGAGACGGCGTCCATGGAATTTGACGTCAATACCCTTTCCCCCACCTACCGGCTCCTCATGGGGATCCCGGGCGAGAGCAACGCCCTCACGATCGCCAGACGCCTGGGCGTAGCCGAAAGCGTCATCGAAAGGGCCCGGGGTTATATCAGCGACGACAACAAAAAAGTTGAAATCATGATTAAAAATATCCGCGATAAATCCGAAGAGCTGGACACCTTGAGGGCGCGGATCACCTTTCTTAAAGACGAGGCCCAGCGGGAAAAGGAAGACTACGAGGAAAAACTCCGAACCCTCGAAAAAGAAAAGAACGAAATTCTCAAAGAAGCCTACGAAAAATCCGAGCGGATGGTCAAGGAAACCCAGGCCCGGGCCAACGCCATGATCGAAAATATCCGGCGCGAGGAAAACCGCAAGGAAGACTTGAAAAGCGTTCAGAAAAATCTCAATCTCCTCCGAAACGCGATTTTACAGGAAAAAGAAAAAAACGTCGTCAGGAAAAAAACGCCCGAAGCGAAAATTCCCTATCAGGCCGGAGACAAGATCTTTATCGAAAGTCTCGCCCAATCGGGCGTCGTGATCAAGATCAACGCCGCCCGGGAATCGGCCCAGGTCCAGGCGGGGATCCTCAAGCTGGAAGTTCCCCTGTCCGACATCAAGGCGCTCAAGGAGGAAAAGAAAAAGAAATTCATCCCCATGGCCCGGATCCAGACCCGGGTCCGGAACGAGATCGACGTCCGCGGGAAAATGGTGGACGAGGCGGTCTATGAGATCGAGAATTATCTCGACCGGGCCGTCATGAATTCCTACAACGAGGTCTATATCATCCACGGCAAAGGAACCGGCGCGCTCCGGGAGGGGATTTTGAAATACCTCAAGGCCTGTCCCTATGTCAGCGAATTTCGGATCGGCAACCAGAACGAGGGGGGATTGGGATGCACGGTAGCCACGCTCAAATGAAAGTCGTTTTCGTAGTGGCGGCGGCGGGGGCTGGCACGCGCATGGGCGCGGGCTTCCCCAAGCAATTCCTCACCCACGGCGGAAAGGCGCTCTTCCTCTGGCCCACTCTCTGCGCCGAAAAATGCGCGGTCGTCGACGCCATTTTCGTGATTTCCCCCGGAGCGTACGTGGAAAAAATCCGGGACCTCTGCGCGGCCGAAGGCATTACGAAGCTGCGGGCAGTTGTCCCCGGCGGAAGCGAACGGCAGGAGTCCATCCGGAAGACCCTTGAGGCCCTGGAAAGCTATGATCCCGATCCCGGGACGCTGATCTTTATCCAGGACGGCGTCAGGATCTTTTGCAAGGAAAAATACATTACGGAATGCGCGGCGGCTC belongs to Fusobacteriaceae bacterium and includes:
- the ispD gene encoding 2-C-methyl-D-erythritol 4-phosphate cytidylyltransferase: MHGSHAQMKVVFVVAAAGAGTRMGAGFPKQFLTHGGKALFLWPTLCAEKCAVVDAIFVISPGAYVEKIRDLCAAEGITKLRAVVPGGSERQESIRKTLEALESYDPDPGTLIFIQDGVRIFCKEKYITECAAALEADETLDGLVVGVPVKDTIKIVDEAGFIVNTPERKRLFAANTPQVFRWGILKRAYDEAARQGRMSTDDAQLVEAAGGRVRILPGDYDNVKITTEEDLRYLDRT
- a CDS encoding endonuclease MutS2; amino-acid sequence: MEHSYKVLEFDRLREDLAQYAAIESNQDKIINLSPFKDINLLNRELDILRDFIDFVTWDGGFESAGMKDIPALTEKTRLIGTYFEPGDLWDINVNLRMLRLFKNRLDDLEKYKALKERFRDMPALRVIEDAVNNAIDNNKEIRDEASLDLRDIRIGKKALAASIRKKFDELFEQPQFANAFQERIVTERDGRSVVPVKMDFKGLIKGIEHDRSSSGQTVFIEPMSIVSLNNKMREFETREKEEIKKILLRLTDLVRSRREEVDKAGEAILYLDTLNARALFASAGKCVIPKINNREILSLAAARHPFIPADRVVPLSFEIGKTYTTLLITGPNTGGKTVALKTAGLLTLMALSAIPVPAAEETSVGFFGSIYADIGDEQSIEQSLSSFSAHLKNIQEIFENVTRTSLVLLDELGSGTDPIEGSAFAMAAIDFFKEKKCRSVITTHYSQVKAYGYNDPEIETASMEFDVNTLSPTYRLLMGIPGESNALTIARRLGVAESVIERARGYISDDNKKVEIMIKNIRDKSEELDTLRARITFLKDEAQREKEDYEEKLRTLEKEKNEILKEAYEKSERMVKETQARANAMIENIRREENRKEDLKSVQKNLNLLRNAILQEKEKNVVRKKTPEAKIPYQAGDKIFIESLAQSGVVIKINAARESAQVQAGILKLEVPLSDIKALKEEKKKKFIPMARIQTRVRNEIDVRGKMVDEAVYEIENYLDRAVMNSYNEVYIIHGKGTGALREGILKYLKACPYVSEFRIGNQNEGGLGCTVATLK
- a CDS encoding autotransporter outer membrane beta-barrel domain-containing protein, whose translation is MKTHGMKMRNDGKKKERTTKAAIMGLIAAVYLSAPAPGEDLGSTYGGKVTDGDANGFTATLDGDYRVNGVLIGGSSDNGNANDNAVDAKGKLELNGSLYGGYAPKGVANGNTVTLEGDMDLNVALYGGWGDKEANNNSVILKGDITINEDLFGAITSTGTANGNLVSLEGNITIVGNLRGGRSGSGLSSDNTLEIRSENIRVGGLYNFQNLNYYFSGTVKDGTIMVWVTDKANISGSTIQLFFSGEDGGLQPGEKIILIQTVYGITGIPANKDSQVTARVGVSLDYGQYDLTFDDPKNPKKLIASLHQEEDPDPDPQPDPEPAPDPSPTPDPDPDPTPSPEPNPTPASPTPVVPKVNPQLKSLLEGWLAGMTQLVRGGDLVAEAIDDAATAGSSENMAGGIPFAKINGNRLRHKTGSHIDTRGTNVVAGIAGGKSGEDGSALTGGVFLEYGRGNYDTWNTFADRDPVQGAGDTKYAGAGAMGRYDFKSKTDAHTYFEGSLRGGRIKVNYDSLTLKDAMGTVAAWHAETGYMSAHGAVGRTIKLSGAATLDVKAGYYWTRMNGAETRLTTGEKITYEEIDSHRARIAARLTGDSKLAVKPYAGIALEREFSGKARGSVYGYKIDPPTLKGTTFVADAGIQIKAGNKDNLTIELGVQAYAGRREGITGGAGFSYKF